A portion of the Pseudomonas sp. GR 6-02 genome contains these proteins:
- a CDS encoding anaerobic ribonucleoside-triphosphate reductase activating protein: MSRMLRVGGMVPLTTIDYPGQLACVLFCQGCAWRCRYCHNPQLIPPRGSEEVDWRRVLVFLQRRQDLLDAVVFSGGEPTLQDGLLGAMDEVRAMGFRIGLHSAGIKPAAFAKALTGTDWVGFDVKALPEDCLAITRVEGSGTANWRSLEHLLASGVDYECRTTVHWHLFEPARLLILAKRLSALGVKRFAVQLVRTERMFDPLLPSISAQALLPELWEAMRELFPAFVLRG; the protein is encoded by the coding sequence ATGAGTCGAATGCTTCGGGTCGGGGGCATGGTGCCCCTGACCACTATCGACTATCCGGGACAGCTCGCCTGCGTGCTGTTTTGCCAGGGTTGCGCCTGGCGTTGTCGTTACTGTCATAACCCGCAGCTGATTCCGCCTCGTGGCAGTGAGGAAGTGGATTGGCGGCGGGTGTTGGTGTTTCTGCAACGTCGTCAGGACTTGCTCGATGCCGTGGTGTTCAGCGGCGGTGAGCCGACCCTGCAGGACGGCTTGCTCGGCGCCATGGATGAAGTGCGGGCGATGGGATTTCGCATCGGCTTGCACAGCGCCGGCATCAAGCCTGCCGCCTTCGCCAAGGCATTGACTGGCACGGATTGGGTCGGTTTCGACGTCAAGGCGTTGCCCGAAGATTGCCTGGCCATCACCCGGGTCGAGGGCAGTGGAACGGCTAACTGGCGCAGCCTTGAGCATCTGCTGGCCAGTGGTGTGGACTACGAATGTCGCACCACCGTGCATTGGCATCTGTTCGAGCCGGCGCGTCTGCTGATCCTGGCAAAACGCTTGAGTGCGCTCGGCGTCAAACGCTTCGCCGTGCAACTGGTCCGCACTGAGCGGATGTTCGATCCGCTACTGCCAAGCATTTCGGCACAAGCCTTGTTGCCAGAGTTGTGGGAGGCCATGCGCGAGTTGTTCCCAGCCTTCGTGCTGCGGGGGTAA
- a CDS encoding FTR1 family iron permease yields the protein MNQSMFIVWRESVEALLVIGILQAWASQQGQRHRLVKYLWAGVMLGLMLSGLLAVLILFAGEAMSGSASEWFQAALALFASLLMVQMVGWMHRHGRTLNHDLRRHADSHLARQGGAGLLLLAMLAISREGSETVVFLYGAGARLRGPQLGLFAVGGVLGLVLSALTITLLHSSRRFISWQRFFALSEVILLMLGAGLLVSGTERIGGQLLALDVPDVVYSLVGESLWDSSAWLSDSHGLGGFLASFVGYRATPSGMTLLVWVGYWLVVSAWLRQRAAEKVPCLT from the coding sequence ATGAATCAATCAATGTTCATCGTCTGGCGCGAAAGCGTCGAGGCGTTGCTGGTGATCGGCATTCTCCAGGCCTGGGCCAGCCAACAAGGCCAGCGTCATCGCTTGGTCAAATACCTGTGGGCGGGTGTGATGCTGGGGTTGATGCTCTCGGGCCTGCTGGCGGTGTTGATTCTGTTTGCCGGTGAGGCCATGAGCGGGTCGGCCAGTGAATGGTTCCAGGCCGCACTCGCACTGTTTGCCAGCCTGTTAATGGTGCAAATGGTCGGCTGGATGCACCGTCACGGGCGCACCCTCAACCACGATTTGCGACGTCACGCCGATAGCCACCTGGCCCGCCAAGGAGGCGCAGGTCTATTACTGCTGGCCATGCTCGCGATCAGCCGCGAAGGCAGCGAAACGGTGGTATTTCTCTATGGCGCCGGCGCCCGGTTGCGAGGTCCGCAGCTCGGTTTGTTTGCCGTCGGCGGCGTGTTGGGGCTGGTGCTGTCCGCGCTGACCATTACGCTGCTGCACAGCAGTCGCCGCTTCATTTCATGGCAACGATTCTTTGCCCTCAGCGAAGTCATCTTGCTCATGCTCGGCGCGGGGTTGCTGGTCAGCGGCACCGAGCGAATCGGCGGCCAACTGCTCGCCCTGGATGTGCCGGACGTGGTTTACAGCCTCGTAGGCGAATCGCTTTGGGACAGCAGCGCTTGGCTGAGCGACAGCCATGGATTGGGTGGCTTTCTGGCCAGTTTTGTCGGTTATCGCGCAACGCCCAGCGGCATGACCTTACTGGTGTGGGTCGGTTACTGGCTGGTCGTCAGCGCCTGGCTACGCCAACGGGCTGCGGAGAAAGTCCCATGCCTGACCTGA
- a CDS encoding lecithin retinol acyltransferase family protein — translation MNISFKSSPAEELLTRQWHDWDWEAGAEVPPGSHLITSRNGYYHHGIYLGASQVVHYSGLCAGLHAGPVEVLALQWFASGKPVWVRSARQVRFEREEVVRRALSRVGENQYRLLTNNCEHFCNWCLYGESRSDQVRNFAVHPFAALRLLLQTVPELFQRTAIV, via the coding sequence ATGAACATCTCCTTTAAATCCTCTCCAGCAGAGGAACTTCTTACCCGTCAATGGCATGACTGGGATTGGGAAGCTGGCGCAGAGGTACCTCCGGGAAGCCATCTCATCACCTCACGAAATGGTTATTACCATCATGGGATTTACCTGGGCGCCTCTCAAGTCGTTCACTACTCCGGCCTTTGCGCCGGCTTGCACGCAGGCCCTGTAGAAGTGCTTGCATTGCAGTGGTTTGCCTCGGGGAAACCGGTCTGGGTCCGGAGTGCCCGGCAGGTCAGATTCGAACGCGAAGAAGTGGTCCGGCGAGCGCTGTCTCGAGTGGGAGAAAATCAATACCGACTGCTGACCAACAACTGCGAACATTTCTGCAATTGGTGCCTGTACGGCGAGAGTCGCAGTGACCAGGTGCGCAATTTCGCGGTTCATCCTTTCGCAGCACTGCGCCTGCTTCTGCAAACCGTGCCGGAACTGTTTCAGCGCACCGCCATCGTTTAG
- a CDS encoding SDR family oxidoreductase: MSHLQNKIAVISGGATLIGSAVAQALMDAGASVALFDIDREAGLKVAAELGERAVFFHLDVTDDELIAHAVEEVRARFGGIDLLINLACTYSDQGFASSRQDWLQALDVNLVSAVALTQAVHQDLKARRGAIVNFTSISAKCAQTGRWLYPVSKAAMVQLTRCMAMDLAADGIRVNSVSPGWTWSRVIAEVSGGNREKADAVAASYHLLGRLGEPREVANVVAFLCSPAASFVTGADYAVDGGYSVMGPEQNLPAIPRLAE, from the coding sequence ATGTCTCATCTGCAGAATAAAATCGCCGTGATCAGCGGTGGCGCAACCCTGATTGGCTCCGCCGTCGCGCAGGCGCTGATGGACGCAGGCGCTAGCGTTGCGTTGTTCGATATCGACCGTGAAGCGGGTCTCAAGGTCGCGGCCGAACTCGGTGAGCGAGCCGTGTTTTTTCACCTTGACGTGACGGATGACGAACTCATTGCACATGCGGTCGAAGAGGTGCGCGCACGTTTTGGCGGCATCGATTTGCTGATCAATCTGGCCTGCACTTACAGCGACCAGGGCTTTGCCTCCAGCCGCCAGGATTGGTTGCAGGCGCTTGATGTGAACCTGGTTTCGGCAGTGGCTTTGACTCAGGCGGTGCATCAGGACCTCAAGGCCCGACGTGGCGCGATTGTGAACTTCACTTCCATCTCGGCTAAGTGTGCCCAGACCGGGCGTTGGCTCTATCCGGTATCAAAAGCCGCCATGGTGCAGCTGACTCGTTGCATGGCCATGGACCTTGCTGCGGACGGCATCCGCGTCAATTCGGTATCGCCTGGCTGGACCTGGTCGCGGGTGATCGCCGAAGTCAGTGGCGGTAACCGTGAAAAGGCTGATGCGGTCGCCGCTTCTTATCACCTGTTGGGACGACTGGGGGAACCCCGCGAGGTGGCCAACGTAGTGGCGTTCCTGTGTTCACCCGCCGCCAGCTTCGTTACGGGCGCTGACTACGCCGTCGATGGCGGCTACTCGGTCATGGGGCCGGAACAGAACCTGCCAGCGATACCACGGCTTGCCGAGTAA
- a CDS encoding cupredoxin domain-containing protein, with product MKRLHLAWLIVAATVAPLTAHAELPSFELTLRDGHFSPALLEVPAGQRFKIVLKNVGQGPAEFESTPLRVEKVLSPGVTTFVVIHPLRPGHYPFFDEFNPQLPEGGILAK from the coding sequence ATGAAGCGCCTGCATCTTGCCTGGCTGATCGTGGCCGCAACAGTTGCGCCGTTGACGGCGCATGCCGAGTTGCCGAGCTTTGAGCTGACCCTGCGCGATGGCCACTTCTCCCCTGCCTTGCTTGAAGTCCCGGCCGGACAGCGCTTCAAAATCGTGCTGAAAAACGTCGGCCAAGGTCCGGCCGAGTTCGAGAGCACGCCGTTGCGGGTTGAAAAAGTACTGTCGCCGGGCGTGACAACCTTCGTCGTCATTCACCCGCTCAGGCCCGGCCACTATCCCTTTTTCGACGAGTTCAATCCGCAATTGCCCGAGGGCGGCATCCTCGCGAAATAA
- a CDS encoding styrene monooxygenase/indole monooxygenase family protein: MRRIAIVGAGQAGLQLALGLLAKGYHVTLTTNRNGEDIRNGKVMSSQCMFNAALQSERDLGLNFWEDQCPAVEGIGLTVPNPENPNEPLFSWSTRLDRYAQSVDQRLKMPVWLDEVAKRGGEVIIQDVGVAELELLSTSHDLVLLAAGKGEIVNLFEKDAERTQFQQPQRALSLTYVRGMTPMSPFSRVSFNLIPGVGEYFVFPCLTTTGPCEIMVFEGIPGGPMDCWQGITSAEQHLEKSLELVNRYVPWEAERCRSLEMTDDKGFLSGRFTPMVRKPVLTLPSGRKVFGMADALVVNDPITGQGSNNAAKCSKVYLDAIVARGAQGFSPDWMHETFEQYWSYARHVVKWTNTMLTPPPQHLLELLGAASQSKPLASAIANGFDDPRNFAPWWFDAQSCQAFIQEKTRQAA; encoded by the coding sequence ATGCGTCGAATCGCCATCGTCGGAGCCGGTCAAGCCGGCCTGCAACTCGCACTCGGTCTGCTCGCCAAGGGCTACCATGTGACCCTGACCACTAACCGTAACGGCGAGGACATTCGCAACGGTAAGGTGATGTCCAGCCAGTGCATGTTCAACGCCGCCCTGCAAAGCGAGCGTGATCTGGGGCTGAACTTCTGGGAAGACCAATGTCCTGCCGTTGAAGGGATTGGTCTGACCGTGCCCAACCCCGAGAATCCGAATGAGCCACTGTTCAGCTGGAGTACCCGGCTGGATCGCTACGCCCAATCCGTCGATCAGCGTCTGAAAATGCCGGTATGGCTGGACGAAGTCGCGAAGCGGGGTGGCGAGGTCATTATCCAGGATGTCGGTGTGGCCGAGTTGGAGCTTTTGTCGACCAGCCATGACCTTGTACTGCTGGCAGCAGGCAAGGGCGAAATCGTCAATCTGTTCGAAAAAGATGCCGAGCGGACTCAGTTTCAGCAACCGCAACGGGCGCTGTCATTGACCTATGTGAGGGGCATGACACCGATGTCGCCGTTTTCACGGGTCAGCTTCAACCTGATACCAGGTGTAGGCGAATACTTTGTGTTTCCTTGCCTGACGACCACTGGACCTTGCGAAATCATGGTCTTCGAAGGGATTCCGGGCGGGCCGATGGATTGCTGGCAGGGGATCACGTCTGCCGAGCAACATCTTGAGAAAAGCCTGGAACTGGTCAATCGCTACGTACCCTGGGAAGCCGAACGCTGCCGGTCCCTGGAAATGACCGATGACAAGGGTTTCCTGTCTGGGCGCTTCACGCCGATGGTGCGCAAACCGGTGCTGACGTTGCCGTCGGGGCGCAAGGTTTTTGGCATGGCCGATGCGCTTGTGGTCAACGACCCTATTACTGGCCAGGGCTCGAACAATGCAGCCAAGTGCAGCAAGGTTTATCTGGATGCGATTGTCGCCCGTGGCGCACAAGGCTTCAGCCCCGATTGGATGCACGAAACCTTCGAGCAGTACTGGAGCTATGCCCGGCATGTGGTCAAGTGGACCAACACCATGCTGACACCACCGCCTCAACATCTGCTCGAACTGCTTGGCGCCGCGAGTCAGTCAAAGCCGCTGGCATCGGCCATCGCCAATGGCTTCGATGATCCTCGCAACTTTGCCCCTTGGTGGTTCGACGCCCAGTCTTGCCAAGCCTTTATTCAGGAAAAGACCCGTCAGGCCGCTTGA
- the nrdD gene encoding anaerobic ribonucleoside-triphosphate reductase, giving the protein MTASQTLPQAQRQRCEIWTRVMGYHRPVSAFNPGKQSEHRERVHFTEGAALAGRQ; this is encoded by the coding sequence ATGACTGCATCGCAAACTCTGCCCCAGGCTCAACGCCAACGCTGCGAAATCTGGACCCGCGTGATGGGCTATCACCGTCCTGTGTCAGCGTTCAATCCAGGTAAACAGTCGGAGCACCGCGAGCGGGTGCACTTCACTGAAGGCGCAGCCCTGGCCGGGCGCCAATGA
- a CDS encoding 4Fe-4S binding protein has protein sequence MPDLSRHNRWLQRLGDGMRRHASVIRALQWTVVVFYAVLLVTPALLPLPDSQARILDNLTLLAQFLFWGIWWPFVLLSMVCFGRLWCGVLCPEGSLSEWASHYGKGLGVPRWLRWGGWPTLAFCLTTLYGQLISVYDYAQAALLILGGSTVAAVIVGLLFARGKRVWCRYLCPVSGVFALLARLAPVHFQVDEQRWIENAAPRLPPPNCAPLLDIRRLQGASDCHACGRCSGQRGAVQLIARSSNQEILHATAQALSPWDTRLLLFGVIGLAMGAFQWTVSPWFIALKQTLAQWLVEHNQLWALRDNAPWWLLTHYPQLNDSFSWLDGFSIVAYLSVSSIMLGTALMLLLRLTARLARDRALYWPLALTLTPVGGAGLFLGLSATTVKLLRYEGLLLEWVQPARACLLLAAMGWSLLLGWKRLKHEGIPLARRVSGGVCLFLANGLIGFGWWLQFWGWA, from the coding sequence ATGCCTGACCTGAGCCGGCACAATCGATGGCTCCAGCGCCTGGGTGACGGGATGCGTCGCCATGCGTCCGTCATCCGTGCGCTGCAGTGGACTGTCGTAGTGTTTTACGCAGTGCTGTTGGTGACCCCGGCGCTGTTGCCGTTGCCGGACAGCCAGGCACGGATACTCGACAACCTGACCTTGCTCGCGCAGTTTTTATTCTGGGGAATCTGGTGGCCGTTCGTGTTGCTGTCGATGGTGTGCTTCGGTCGACTCTGGTGTGGCGTTCTGTGCCCGGAAGGTTCGCTCAGCGAATGGGCCAGTCATTACGGCAAAGGCCTGGGTGTGCCGCGTTGGTTGCGTTGGGGCGGTTGGCCCACATTGGCGTTCTGCCTCACGACCCTCTACGGCCAATTGATCAGCGTCTATGACTACGCCCAGGCCGCACTGTTGATTCTGGGTGGCTCAACCGTCGCAGCGGTCATCGTCGGGTTGTTGTTCGCCCGGGGCAAGCGGGTCTGGTGCCGTTACCTGTGCCCGGTCAGCGGGGTTTTCGCCCTGCTCGCAAGGCTGGCCCCCGTGCACTTTCAGGTCGATGAGCAACGCTGGATAGAGAATGCCGCGCCACGCCTGCCGCCCCCCAACTGCGCTCCCCTGCTCGATATCCGTCGCCTGCAAGGCGCCAGTGATTGCCACGCCTGCGGACGCTGCAGCGGGCAACGCGGCGCCGTGCAGCTGATCGCCCGCTCCAGCAATCAGGAGATTCTTCACGCAACCGCGCAGGCGCTGTCCCCTTGGGATACACGCTTGCTGCTGTTCGGCGTGATCGGCTTGGCCATGGGCGCGTTTCAGTGGACGGTCAGCCCATGGTTTATCGCCCTCAAACAAACCCTGGCCCAGTGGCTGGTGGAACACAACCAGCTCTGGGCCTTACGGGACAACGCCCCCTGGTGGTTGCTGACCCATTACCCGCAACTCAACGACAGCTTCAGCTGGCTCGACGGCTTCAGCATTGTCGCTTACTTGAGTGTGAGTTCGATCATGCTCGGCACGGCGTTGATGCTGCTCCTGCGCCTGACGGCCCGACTGGCGCGAGATCGCGCACTGTATTGGCCTCTGGCGCTGACACTCACGCCTGTGGGTGGTGCCGGACTGTTTCTCGGGCTGTCGGCCACCACCGTCAAATTACTGCGTTATGAAGGTCTGCTGCTGGAGTGGGTACAACCCGCCAGGGCCTGCCTGCTATTGGCCGCCATGGGGTGGAGCCTGCTACTGGGTTGGAAACGGCTGAAACACGAAGGTATTCCCCTGGCTCGGCGCGTGTCGGGTGGAGTTTGCCTGTTCCTCGCCAACGGCCTGATCGGGTTTGGCTGGTGGTTGCAGTTCTGGGGCTGGGCTTGA
- a CDS encoding dienelactone hydrolase family protein, with amino-acid sequence MKGQYVSVPVSSGGHFQAYLATSVDGRGPGVVLCQEIFGVNQAMREVADLLAEEGYTVLVPDLYWRQEPGVELGYTEADFGRAYELYQGFDEALGIDDIRASLNALETLPQCKPGDLGVVGYCLGGKLAYLAACRLPEVACAVGYYGVGIENALSEAEGLQGRLVLHMAEQDQFCPAEARSAIQEVLHDKPGVELYVYLGVDHAFARPNGHHYHKPSALLAHERTIAALRRVLGPDYNLSDLWDEHVRHEFDTRDVPATMATMVAEPYVNHIPTMTGGVGAKELSRFYQHHFVHGNPKDMALTPLSRTVGASQIVDEFIMSFTHDCEIDWMLPGVAPTGRHVEIPMLGVVKFRGPKLYHEHIYWDQASVLVQIGLLDPTGLPVAGVVTAQKLLDESLPSNTLMPSWASSADKPV; translated from the coding sequence ATGAAAGGCCAGTATGTCAGCGTGCCGGTTTCGTCCGGCGGTCACTTCCAGGCTTACCTGGCGACCTCTGTCGATGGTCGCGGGCCGGGCGTGGTGCTCTGTCAGGAAATCTTCGGCGTTAACCAGGCCATGCGTGAAGTCGCTGATCTGTTGGCCGAGGAAGGTTACACCGTGCTGGTTCCGGACCTTTACTGGCGCCAGGAGCCCGGTGTCGAATTAGGTTACACCGAGGCCGACTTTGGTCGCGCCTATGAGCTGTACCAGGGTTTCGACGAGGCACTGGGCATTGATGATATCCGCGCCAGTCTGAATGCCCTGGAGACCTTGCCCCAATGCAAGCCGGGTGACCTGGGTGTTGTGGGCTATTGCCTGGGGGGCAAGTTGGCTTACCTGGCGGCTTGCCGGTTACCTGAAGTGGCTTGTGCCGTCGGTTACTACGGCGTAGGCATTGAAAACGCCTTGTCGGAAGCGGAAGGACTGCAGGGTCGCCTGGTGCTGCATATGGCTGAACAGGATCAATTCTGTCCCGCCGAGGCACGGTCCGCGATCCAGGAGGTCCTGCACGACAAGCCGGGTGTTGAGCTCTACGTTTACCTGGGGGTTGATCACGCCTTCGCTCGCCCTAACGGCCATCACTATCACAAGCCCTCAGCGCTGCTGGCTCACGAACGGACCATTGCTGCGCTACGTCGGGTGCTAGGGCCGGATTACAACCTTTCTGATCTCTGGGATGAGCACGTGCGTCACGAGTTCGATACCCGGGACGTACCTGCGACCATGGCCACCATGGTTGCTGAACCTTACGTCAACCACATCCCGACCATGACCGGTGGGGTGGGGGCAAAAGAGTTGAGCCGCTTCTACCAGCATCACTTCGTCCATGGCAATCCCAAGGATATGGCGCTGACTCCGCTGTCTCGCACGGTCGGTGCGTCGCAGATCGTTGATGAATTCATCATGAGCTTTACCCATGACTGCGAGATCGACTGGATGCTTCCCGGGGTGGCACCGACGGGGCGTCATGTCGAGATCCCTATGCTTGGGGTAGTCAAGTTCCGCGGTCCCAAGCTTTATCACGAACATATCTACTGGGATCAGGCCAGCGTGCTGGTACAAATCGGCCTGCTTGATCCGACCGGGTTGCCAGTGGCGGGTGTGGTGACCGCGCAAAAACTGCTCGATGAATCGCTGCCTTCCAATACGTTAATGCCGAGCTGGGCCTCCAGCGCCGACAAGCCGGTTTAA
- a CDS encoding flavin reductase family protein, producing the protein MNAFTAESTQHELVSAQDCNPRELRNLLGQFATGVTVITTRTADGRNVGMTANSFSSVSLDPPLILWSISRNAPSLVDYLSCSHFAINVLGAEQHDISGRFARPAPDKFSGVAFTAGEAGVPLLEGVIATLVCRNVTQYEGGDHLIFLGQIEHYRHGAGEPLVFHCGQYRVAAEHPGLSR; encoded by the coding sequence ATGAATGCATTTACCGCAGAGTCTACCCAGCACGAACTGGTTAGCGCACAGGACTGTAATCCGCGCGAGTTGCGCAACCTGCTGGGGCAGTTCGCTACGGGGGTCACGGTTATCACCACGCGTACGGCTGATGGCCGCAATGTCGGCATGACCGCTAATTCGTTTTCGTCAGTCTCGCTCGATCCTCCACTGATACTTTGGAGCATTTCTCGCAACGCTCCGAGCCTGGTGGATTACCTGTCGTGCAGCCATTTTGCGATCAATGTTCTGGGGGCTGAACAGCACGATATTTCCGGACGTTTTGCACGCCCCGCACCCGACAAGTTCTCCGGTGTGGCCTTCACGGCCGGGGAGGCCGGGGTACCGCTTCTCGAGGGTGTAATCGCTACGCTGGTCTGCCGCAATGTCACTCAGTACGAGGGCGGTGACCATCTGATTTTCCTTGGGCAAATCGAGCACTACCGCCACGGTGCAGGGGAACCGCTGGTGTTTCACTGCGGGCAGTATCGAGTGGCCGCAGAGCATCCCGGGTTGAGTCGATAA
- a CDS encoding DUF3079 domain-containing protein, whose amino-acid sequence MAKNFPVNPKHPERICWGCDRYCPAKSLACGNGSDRTMHPAEMFGEDWYLSGDWGIEPLIVTDKTADDGV is encoded by the coding sequence ATGGCCAAGAACTTCCCCGTCAACCCCAAGCACCCCGAGCGGATCTGTTGGGGATGTGACCGGTATTGTCCGGCCAAGTCCCTGGCATGCGGCAATGGCTCCGACCGTACGATGCATCCGGCCGAGATGTTCGGAGAGGATTGGTATTTGTCTGGCGACTGGGGAATCGAGCCCCTCATCGTCACAGACAAGACAGCGGATGATGGCGTCTAG
- a CDS encoding AraC family transcriptional regulator produces MIAESCGSLFDRASLFTPKNQLFLLNDLDAIREGVSSVFTTHDLRCVEETDRISARMHHVNRGRLSLNRLEYGARVYIDPGRLEDFYLIQIPISGQARIICGDHDFISTPHKASLISPNLPLSMCWDANAPQLALRIERSEVEYHCAQHLGHVMDRSLEFQPELDLTTPGGNYFLQLIAMLADAITLDEHPLHHSLVLKQFESVLINALVYGQPNNLREQLECASKPKALLPYFVKRTEEYMRAHANEPLSIEQLAEHAGVSVRTLFAGFRDFCDTTPMAYLRNLRLEQVHLELSSQSNDASVTDIAFKWGFAHLGRFAQEYKKRFGEAPSTTLRFRS; encoded by the coding sequence ATCATTGCGGAGAGTTGCGGCAGTCTCTTTGACAGAGCTTCGCTGTTCACTCCCAAGAACCAGTTGTTCCTTCTCAATGACCTGGATGCCATCCGCGAAGGTGTCAGCAGCGTATTCACCACTCACGATCTGCGTTGCGTGGAAGAAACCGACCGCATCAGCGCTCGAATGCACCATGTCAATCGTGGGCGTCTGTCCTTGAACAGGCTGGAATATGGAGCAAGGGTTTATATCGACCCCGGCCGCCTGGAAGACTTCTATTTAATCCAGATCCCCATCAGTGGCCAGGCACGCATCATTTGCGGCGACCATGACTTTATCTCCACCCCGCATAAGGCCTCGTTGATTTCACCCAACCTGCCGTTATCAATGTGCTGGGATGCCAACGCCCCTCAGTTGGCACTTCGAATAGAACGAAGCGAAGTTGAGTACCACTGTGCACAGCACCTTGGACATGTGATGGACAGATCACTTGAGTTTCAGCCGGAACTCGACCTGACGACCCCGGGCGGAAACTACTTTCTTCAACTGATTGCCATGCTGGCGGACGCGATTACATTGGACGAACATCCGCTCCACCACTCCCTGGTGCTCAAGCAGTTCGAGTCAGTCCTGATCAATGCATTGGTCTATGGCCAACCCAACAATCTGCGAGAACAACTGGAGTGCGCCAGTAAACCAAAAGCGCTCTTGCCCTATTTCGTCAAAAGGACTGAGGAGTACATGCGGGCTCATGCGAACGAACCGCTGAGCATAGAGCAGTTAGCCGAGCACGCCGGGGTTAGCGTTCGCACACTGTTTGCCGGCTTCCGCGATTTTTGCGATACCACTCCCATGGCCTATCTACGCAACCTGCGACTGGAGCAGGTGCATCTTGAATTGAGCAGCCAGTCTAATGATGCTTCAGTCACAGATATCGCGTTCAAATGGGGCTTTGCCCATTTGGGACGGTTTGCCCAGGAATACAAAAAACGTTTTGGCGAAGCACCTTCAACGACGCTCAGATTCCGAAGCTGA
- a CDS encoding iron transporter: MRTHLSLALLLLVPLAHAKEYPIGEPQLCQGLEVGAVYLQPIEMAPAGMMRATVDSDVHLEADIRATADNRQGFQEGSFVPYLNVSFNLSRAGNPDEIKGDFHAMVANDGPHYGDNVKLLGPGKYRLTFTVLPPTGHGSLGRHTDKETGVAPWFERCELHYEFIYAGIGKKGGY, encoded by the coding sequence ATGCGTACCCACCTCTCACTCGCCCTGCTCTTGCTCGTACCGCTGGCTCACGCAAAGGAATACCCGATCGGGGAGCCACAGCTGTGTCAGGGGCTGGAAGTCGGGGCGGTGTATCTGCAACCGATCGAAATGGCCCCGGCTGGCATGATGCGCGCTACTGTCGATTCTGATGTTCACCTGGAAGCCGACATTCGGGCCACCGCGGACAATCGACAGGGCTTTCAGGAAGGCAGTTTCGTGCCTTACCTCAATGTCTCGTTCAACTTGAGCAGAGCGGGTAACCCGGACGAAATCAAGGGCGACTTCCATGCCATGGTCGCCAATGACGGCCCGCACTATGGCGACAATGTGAAGCTGCTGGGGCCGGGCAAATATCGGCTGACGTTCACCGTGCTACCACCCACCGGTCACGGCTCCCTCGGGCGTCACACCGATAAGGAAACCGGTGTGGCGCCCTGGTTCGAACGCTGCGAACTGCACTACGAGTTCATCTACGCCGGCATCGGTAAAAAAGGCGGCTATTGA
- a CDS encoding SphA family protein — protein MKTKIKLLSVCVLGSGLLGVEPAQAYDLPVVNLGLTSFLDGAPPAGPGWYFQEYFQNYSANRFRDQNGKALGLPKQELDYQVAVTQVSYFSDIRLGNATLGMNAVLPFVTSMDVDDGLNNAAIKAQSGLGDLLLGPMIQFDPIMGPDGPRFAHRIELQVNVPTGKYDNKHGINPGANAWSFDPYWAATYWFTPKWTASVRAHYLYNGKNDDPGPEFGGADDIQAGQALHANFATEYAVTPQLRLGINGYWLKQITDTKVDGHEVSGRREKVWAIGPGAMYSFSKDDHVFLNAYFEQDVENRPDGSRVQVRYVHHF, from the coding sequence ATGAAAACAAAAATAAAACTGCTATCGGTGTGCGTGCTGGGCTCTGGCCTCTTGGGAGTTGAACCGGCACAGGCGTATGACTTGCCGGTGGTCAATCTGGGGTTGACCAGTTTCCTCGACGGCGCTCCGCCAGCCGGACCGGGTTGGTACTTTCAGGAATACTTCCAGAACTACAGCGCTAATCGTTTTCGAGATCAAAATGGCAAGGCACTGGGTTTGCCCAAACAGGAACTGGATTATCAGGTCGCAGTGACGCAAGTCAGCTACTTTTCCGATATTCGCTTGGGTAACGCAACGCTGGGCATGAACGCCGTGCTGCCTTTTGTGACCAGCATGGATGTTGATGACGGACTGAATAATGCGGCGATAAAGGCTCAAAGTGGTCTGGGTGATCTTCTGTTAGGCCCGATGATCCAGTTTGATCCGATCATGGGGCCCGATGGGCCGCGTTTTGCGCACCGTATTGAATTGCAGGTCAATGTGCCGACTGGCAAATACGACAATAAGCATGGCATCAACCCCGGAGCCAACGCCTGGTCGTTTGACCCCTATTGGGCAGCTACTTATTGGTTTACCCCAAAATGGACCGCGTCGGTACGTGCTCACTATCTTTACAACGGCAAGAATGATGATCCGGGACCGGAGTTTGGTGGCGCTGATGATATTCAAGCTGGCCAGGCCTTACATGCAAACTTTGCGACCGAGTATGCGGTGACGCCGCAGTTGCGTCTGGGTATCAACGGTTATTGGCTGAAGCAAATTACCGACACCAAAGTCGATGGCCATGAGGTTTCCGGTCGTCGCGAAAAGGTATGGGCCATTGGTCCGGGGGCGATGTATAGCTTCTCCAAGGACGATCATGTGTTTTTGAACGCGTACTTCGAACAGGACGTAGAGAACCGCCCTGACGGCAGTCGTGTGCAAGTGCGCTACGTCCATCACTTTTAA